A single Tenacibaculum sp. 190524A02b DNA region contains:
- the rbfA gene encoding 30S ribosome-binding factor RbfA, whose amino-acid sequence MEETNRQRKIAGVLQQDLVDVLQRAAQDGMKGVIISVSKVSVTADLGVAKVYLSVFPSEKRDEIVKGVVSNTPLIRHELAQRTRNQLRRMPELLFFGDDSLDYIEEIDKSLKGEDENPIKNPDILPRRQKR is encoded by the coding sequence ATGGAAGAAACAAATAGACAACGTAAGATAGCAGGAGTATTGCAGCAGGATTTAGTAGATGTTTTACAACGTGCTGCACAAGATGGAATGAAAGGAGTAATTATTTCGGTTTCTAAAGTTTCCGTTACGGCAGATTTAGGAGTTGCAAAAGTGTACTTAAGTGTTTTTCCTTCTGAAAAAAGAGATGAAATAGTAAAAGGTGTGGTGTCAAATACACCGTTAATTCGTCATGAATTAGCACAAAGAACAAGAAATCAGTTACGTAGAATGCCAGAGCTTTTATTTTTTGGAGATGATAGTTTAGATTATATTGAAGAGATCGACAAGTCTTTAAAAGGAGAAGATGAAAACCCTATCAAAAATCCAGATATCTTACCAAGACGTCAAAAGCGTTAA
- a CDS encoding ABC transporter permease — MNFSLYIAKRYLFSKSGTNAINIITLIAIFGVVVGTTALFIVLSVFSGLRTFSDSLLEASDPDIKITASKGKQFEYTNKVKEVLKTKADIQASSTVIEQRASLKYKDKNHIAYIKGVEENYNKVVKVDSSLVVGSWLNTDYKNTAVIGYGISYKLSLGIMNFGEPLQVLVPKPGKGFINPNNAFNSVKTQIIGVYSGSEDFQNKFVFTNINLARELLGYEENKVTGIELKLKEGIDPMSVRDDLAEELGETFSVKTKRQLNALYYKVVNTENFISYLMATLIIIIALFNVIGSIIMMIIDKKTNLKTLLNLGGSVKDIKKIFVYQGFLLAIVGMCVGLLLGIVVVLLQLHYGIIMISESLPYPVEFKWINLIVVTITITILGFIASKIASSRISLEFLER; from the coding sequence TTGAACTTTTCTTTATACATAGCTAAGCGATATTTATTTTCTAAAAGCGGAACCAACGCTATTAATATCATTACACTTATAGCCATTTTTGGAGTTGTTGTTGGAACTACGGCTTTGTTTATTGTGTTATCTGTTTTTTCTGGTTTAAGAACATTTAGTGATTCGTTGTTAGAAGCTTCTGATCCAGATATAAAAATAACCGCATCAAAAGGGAAACAGTTTGAGTATACAAATAAGGTAAAAGAAGTTTTAAAAACTAAAGCTGATATTCAAGCTAGTTCAACGGTTATAGAACAACGCGCTTCTTTAAAGTATAAAGACAAAAATCATATCGCTTATATAAAAGGAGTTGAAGAAAATTATAATAAAGTAGTCAAAGTAGATTCCTCTTTAGTGGTTGGTTCTTGGCTAAATACTGATTATAAAAATACGGCAGTTATAGGTTATGGAATTTCTTATAAATTATCTTTAGGAATCATGAATTTTGGAGAGCCTTTACAAGTTTTAGTCCCAAAACCAGGTAAAGGATTCATTAACCCTAATAATGCTTTTAATTCAGTTAAAACACAAATTATAGGAGTCTATTCAGGTTCGGAAGATTTTCAAAATAAGTTTGTATTTACCAATATAAATCTTGCTAGAGAACTATTAGGATATGAAGAAAACAAGGTAACAGGAATAGAGCTTAAACTAAAAGAAGGAATAGATCCAATGTCTGTAAGAGATGATTTAGCAGAAGAGTTAGGGGAAACTTTTAGTGTGAAAACAAAAAGGCAATTAAATGCCTTGTATTATAAAGTAGTAAATACAGAAAACTTTATATCCTATCTAATGGCAACGTTAATAATAATTATAGCCTTATTTAATGTAATTGGTTCTATAATAATGATGATTATTGATAAGAAGACCAATTTAAAAACATTGCTGAATTTAGGAGGTAGCGTAAAGGATATAAAAAAGATTTTTGTTTACCAAGGTTTCCTGTTAGCCATAGTGGGAATGTGTGTAGGTTTGTTGTTAGGAATTGTAGTAGTTTTATTACAATTACATTATGGTATAATTATGATATCAGAAAGTTTACCATATCCGGTAGAGTTCAAATGGATAAACTTAATAGTTGTAACAATAACAATAACAATACTTGGTTTTATTGCTTCTAAAATTGCAAGTTCAAGAATATCTTTAGAATTTCTTGAGAGATAA
- the dusB gene encoding tRNA dihydrouridine synthase DusB, with protein sequence MVKIDKIELPDFPLLLAPMEDVSDPPFRALCKENGADVVYTEFISSEGLIRDAAKSVMKLDIYEKERPVGIQIFGANLDSMLRSVEIVEKTNPDIIDINFGCPVKKVVSKGAGAGILKDIDLMVKLTEAMVKHTSLPITVKTRLGWDHDSIRIVEVAERLQDVGCKAISIHGRTRAQMYKGNADWKPIAEVKNNPRMHIPVFGNGDVDSPERAMEMRDKYGLDGCMIGRASIGYPWFFNEVKHFFKTGEHLPKPSIVERAEMARRHLEMSIDWKGEHLGVVETRRHYTNYFKGIPHFKEYRLKMVTSDDPQDVFDTFELVKEKFGS encoded by the coding sequence TTGGTTAAAATAGATAAGATAGAGTTACCTGATTTTCCGCTTTTACTAGCACCAATGGAAGATGTTAGTGATCCTCCTTTTAGAGCTTTATGTAAAGAGAACGGAGCAGATGTTGTTTATACCGAATTTATTTCCTCTGAAGGTTTAATTCGTGATGCCGCTAAAAGCGTGATGAAGTTAGATATTTATGAAAAGGAGCGTCCAGTTGGTATTCAAATATTTGGAGCTAACCTAGATTCAATGCTACGTTCTGTTGAGATTGTTGAAAAAACCAATCCGGATATTATTGATATTAACTTTGGTTGCCCAGTAAAAAAAGTAGTTTCTAAAGGTGCTGGTGCTGGTATTTTAAAAGATATTGACCTGATGGTTAAGTTAACCGAAGCTATGGTTAAACATACTAGCTTACCTATAACTGTTAAAACTCGTTTAGGTTGGGATCATGATTCTATTAGAATCGTAGAAGTTGCCGAACGTTTACAAGACGTTGGTTGTAAAGCTATTTCTATCCATGGACGTACTAGAGCACAAATGTATAAAGGGAATGCTGATTGGAAACCAATTGCTGAAGTTAAAAACAACCCTAGAATGCACATTCCTGTTTTTGGAAATGGAGACGTTGACTCTCCTGAAAGAGCTATGGAGATGCGAGACAAATATGGTTTAGATGGATGTATGATAGGTAGAGCTTCTATTGGTTATCCTTGGTTTTTTAACGAAGTAAAACACTTTTTTAAAACTGGTGAACACTTACCGAAACCTAGTATTGTTGAACGTGCAGAAATGGCTCGTCGTCACTTAGAGATGTCTATTGACTGGAAAGGCGAACATTTAGGTGTTGTTGAAACTAGAAGACATTATACTAACTATTTTAAAGGAATTCCACATTTTAAAGAATATCGTCTTAAAATGGTTACTTCTGACGATCCTCAAGATGTTTTTGATACTTTTGAGCTAGTCAAAGAAAAGTTTGGTTCTTAG
- a CDS encoding DUF5777 family beta-barrel protein: MHYKIICIKKALLSLTLLLASSFTILAQDDLLDELDSDSSNQTQFDLPAFKTLKIGNLQSTKIADKGDLYLIVSHRFGPLEEGLETFFGLDQANTKIELLYSFWDGVQFSISRESFERTFAAAAKFRLAKQSNKFPLNLAGYATINRNTEIKDSSFPNFTLKDSDKYSYSLQLLASRRFSKEFSFQIAPTLIRENLQVLDIVKEANHNQFAMGFGGRYKISKRVSLNAEYVYNFNRHKDSRYTNPYTFGVDIETGGHVFQLLFTNAQSSNEPGFISKASGDIAFGFNIVRVF, from the coding sequence ATGCATTATAAAATAATTTGTATTAAAAAAGCACTACTTTCTTTAACCTTATTATTAGCATCATCTTTTACTATCTTGGCTCAAGATGATTTATTAGATGAACTTGACAGCGATTCAAGTAATCAAACACAATTTGATTTACCAGCATTTAAAACTTTAAAAATAGGCAACTTACAATCAACTAAAATTGCTGACAAAGGAGATTTATATCTAATTGTTTCTCACAGATTTGGTCCTTTAGAAGAAGGTTTAGAAACATTTTTTGGTTTAGATCAGGCCAACACTAAAATTGAGCTTTTATATAGTTTTTGGGACGGCGTACAATTTAGTATAAGCAGGGAATCATTTGAAAGAACTTTTGCTGCTGCTGCTAAATTTCGTTTAGCTAAACAATCCAATAAATTCCCATTAAATTTAGCTGGTTATGCTACTATTAATAGAAATACAGAAATTAAGGATTCTTCCTTCCCTAATTTCACTTTAAAAGACTCTGATAAATATAGTTATTCTTTACAGTTATTAGCTTCTCGTAGGTTTTCTAAAGAGTTTTCTTTTCAAATAGCGCCAACCTTAATTAGAGAAAACTTACAGGTTTTAGATATTGTTAAAGAAGCCAATCATAATCAATTTGCCATGGGCTTTGGCGGGCGCTACAAAATAAGTAAGCGTGTAAGCTTAAATGCAGAATATGTTTACAATTTTAACAGACATAAAGATTCAAGATATACAAATCCATACACATTTGGGGTTGATATAGAAACTGGAGGTCACGTATTCCAATTACTATTCACCAATGCACAGTCAAGCAATGAACCTGGCTTTATAAGTAAGGCTAGTGGTGACATTGCCTTTGGTTTTAACATTGTAAGAGTGTTCTAA
- a CDS encoding YceI family protein translates to MRLLIVLLLVGQSIFAQKYFTRTGTTEFKASVDAFEPVEATNKSTSAILTSSGDVASQLFVNAFKFKIALMQEHFNENYMDSDTHPKATFRGKIESFDVENISSKAYNLKGKLTVKGVAKEITVPIKLKKEGDKINLTGNFNVSPQDFNIKIPSIVRKKIADKINISIDYELNKKK, encoded by the coding sequence ATGAGACTATTAATCGTTTTATTACTTGTTGGGCAATCAATTTTTGCCCAAAAGTATTTTACCAGAACTGGAACTACAGAATTTAAAGCTTCTGTAGACGCTTTTGAGCCAGTTGAAGCTACTAATAAAAGCACTTCTGCTATTTTAACTTCTAGTGGTGATGTCGCTTCACAACTTTTTGTAAACGCTTTTAAATTTAAAATAGCTTTAATGCAAGAGCATTTTAATGAAAACTATATGGATTCTGACACGCATCCAAAAGCTACTTTTAGAGGAAAAATTGAAAGTTTTGATGTTGAGAATATTTCTTCAAAAGCGTATAATTTAAAAGGAAAATTAACCGTAAAAGGTGTAGCAAAAGAAATTACCGTTCCTATTAAGTTAAAAAAGGAAGGTGACAAAATAAACTTAACTGGTAACTTTAATGTAAGTCCTCAGGATTTTAACATCAAAATCCCAAGTATCGTTAGAAAAAAAATAGCTGACAAAATTAATATCTCTATTGATTATGAGCTTAACAAAAAAAAGTAA
- the lepA gene encoding translation elongation factor 4, giving the protein MKNIRNFCIIAHIDHGKSTLADRLLDFTQTVTEREKQDQLLDNMDLERERGITIKSHAIQMDYVHNGEQYILNLIDTPGHVDFSYEVSRSIAACEGALLIVDAAQSIQAQTISNLYLALENDLEIIPVLNKVDLPSANPEEVTDDIVDLLGCDPEDVIPASGKTGFGVDNILEAIIDRIPAPKGNPDAPLKALIFDSVYNSYRGIETYFRIIDGSIKKNQKIKFMATGNDYFADEVGTLKLNQEPKKEIKTGDVGYLITGIKTAKEVKVGDTITDFVNPTTDTIEGFEDVKPMVFAGIYPVDTEDYEELRNSMEKLQLNDASLVFQPESSAALGFGFRCGFLGMLHMEIIQERLEREFNMTVITTVPNVSYHAFTKKEPDEIIIVNNPTDLPDPSKLDRVEEPFIKASIITKSDFVGQVMSLCIEKRGQIINQTYLTPVRVELIFEMPLAEIVFDFYDRLKTVSKGYASFDYHPIGMKKSKLVRVDMLLNGQTVDALSALLHDSNAYSIGKRICEKLKELIPRQQFDIPIQAAIGAKIIARETVKALRKDVTAKCYGGDISRKRKLLEKQKKGKKRMRQVGNVEIPQQAFMAVLKLND; this is encoded by the coding sequence ATGAAAAATATTAGAAATTTTTGCATCATTGCACATATAGATCATGGTAAGAGTACTTTGGCAGATCGTTTGTTAGATTTTACACAAACGGTAACAGAGAGGGAAAAGCAAGATCAATTATTAGATAATATGGATTTGGAGCGTGAACGTGGTATTACCATAAAGTCACACGCAATTCAAATGGATTATGTACACAATGGTGAGCAATACATCTTAAACTTAATTGATACCCCAGGACACGTTGATTTTTCATACGAAGTTTCTCGATCAATTGCTGCTTGTGAAGGTGCTTTGTTAATTGTAGATGCTGCACAAAGTATTCAAGCACAAACAATATCTAATTTATACTTGGCATTAGAAAATGATTTGGAGATTATTCCAGTGCTAAATAAAGTAGATCTACCAAGTGCAAATCCTGAGGAAGTAACAGATGATATTGTTGACTTGTTAGGTTGTGACCCTGAGGATGTAATTCCTGCTAGTGGGAAAACAGGATTTGGAGTTGATAATATACTAGAAGCAATTATTGATAGAATACCTGCTCCTAAAGGAAATCCTGATGCTCCTTTAAAAGCATTAATTTTTGATAGTGTATACAACTCATATAGAGGGATTGAAACCTATTTTAGGATTATTGATGGTTCAATTAAAAAGAACCAGAAAATTAAGTTCATGGCTACAGGTAATGATTATTTTGCTGATGAAGTTGGAACTTTAAAATTAAATCAAGAGCCTAAAAAAGAAATAAAAACAGGAGATGTTGGGTACTTAATTACAGGTATAAAAACAGCAAAAGAAGTAAAAGTAGGAGATACAATTACCGATTTTGTGAACCCAACTACTGATACTATTGAAGGTTTTGAAGATGTAAAGCCAATGGTATTTGCGGGTATTTATCCAGTGGATACGGAAGATTATGAAGAGTTGAGAAATTCTATGGAAAAATTGCAGTTGAATGATGCTTCTTTAGTATTTCAGCCAGAAAGTTCTGCTGCTTTAGGTTTTGGTTTCCGATGTGGGTTTTTAGGAATGTTACACATGGAAATTATTCAAGAGCGTTTAGAACGTGAGTTTAATATGACGGTTATTACCACAGTTCCTAACGTATCATACCATGCTTTTACAAAAAAAGAACCGGATGAAATTATTATTGTAAATAACCCAACAGACTTACCTGATCCATCAAAGTTGGATAGGGTAGAAGAGCCGTTTATTAAAGCTTCTATTATTACAAAATCAGATTTTGTTGGACAAGTAATGAGTTTGTGTATAGAAAAGCGAGGGCAAATTATAAACCAAACTTATTTAACACCTGTGCGTGTTGAGTTAATTTTCGAAATGCCATTAGCAGAAATTGTATTTGATTTTTATGATAGATTAAAAACAGTTTCTAAAGGATATGCTTCTTTTGATTATCATCCAATAGGAATGAAAAAATCAAAATTAGTACGTGTAGATATGCTTTTAAATGGTCAGACAGTTGATGCGCTTTCGGCATTGTTACATGATAGTAATGCATATTCAATAGGAAAACGTATTTGTGAAAAATTAAAAGAATTGATTCCGCGTCAACAATTTGATATTCCTATTCAGGCGGCTATCGGAGCAAAGATTATTGCTCGTGAAACAGTAAAAGCACTTCGTAAAGACGTTACTGCAAAATGTTATGGGGGAGATATTTCACGTAAACGTAAATTATTAGAAAAACAGAAAAAAGGTAAAAAACGTATGCGTCAAGTAGGAAATGTAGAGATTCCTCAGCAAGCATTTATGGCTGTTTTAAAATTAAATGATTAA
- a CDS encoding T9SS type A sorting domain-containing protein: MKRNLLLIILAIVSIISTAQVIPSEYGSPPDWKNVLTFGGNGIESVIEMQKDTDGNLYVLGNFYGETSIDTQTINSEGVNSNIFLAKFNAEGVLQWVTNSDSKLNGSVNAYQFQLHGGFVYVLGDFKSEDTLSGRTLGGSGIYKDYFLAKYTLDGEVSEIHEIVFPEVTKGTPRLSINASNGVVLLAKGNEIHKLEQVGMSLLKSFDANLVLTDVHYSNDTIFITGEITQTVLIDSIQLDYTGGRTGLVYAAIGEDQLADWGHVFSYDLNTGFMKLSKLGKFNEKNGKLYLAGATSGNATVNNTLIKPLGDNDNSIFPFIINVNKTDGLVNDLVRFPQDKYETLDNFVKEVNFLYDENDELTFLYRVQSTTTLNKVNFKEGTFNNVSTSISGNDKSIFGLNGEEIKSKVNLDNLHLTITKFINNDEQWSKELISENSENSTVVDVISDNDNHYYALIKDGRKINTAYNTKHTLIKVDYNNNVIWSKKIEGDFMPVSGIGESISFSDGVLTLAGNMKGELVVGNTFFTTTNEDLTMLMVAKFSSEGVITNSATMIPPDGEKHGFYDVASLDNGKVVVCQSLNTEKARIILFNSDLTVNKTAEIKAERIIYLLDATKGENGKTFIVGELVGDTVTYGGEVLNKPQSDETKNGNNVFFELDKDFNFLNVFNYGHAPSHYNNSSWPTSIVTKGDVKFIGGFAMESKEFVFGDIKPSFDSRAERWNHYYAKLNSNNEFDWVKTIGSDDRFFNYSSIDFDTEGNLYVSGRYQGTLFINENIELNKGYENGQNTYIIKYSGLGEVEWVKTFAASGTTNASGVAVNNEGEIAVGGYYRGVGSFSKDKQFAESGSSQGYIAIIKGDDTLGLEKDIVLNKNMRLYPNPSNGVFTIDTSLLSFSDTKAYTQVFDVQGRIVYSKTRGLQNKQLNLNLDKCAKGVYFVKMTDGTHTYTNKIILE; the protein is encoded by the coding sequence ATGAAGAGAAATCTACTCTTAATTATCCTTGCAATTGTATCAATAATTAGCACAGCACAAGTGATTCCGTCTGAATATGGTAGTCCACCAGATTGGAAAAATGTATTAACCTTTGGAGGAAATGGAATAGAATCCGTAATAGAAATGCAAAAAGATACGGATGGAAATTTATATGTTTTGGGGAATTTTTATGGAGAGACTTCCATTGATACTCAAACTATAAATAGTGAAGGCGTAAATTCTAATATTTTTTTAGCAAAATTTAATGCAGAAGGTGTATTGCAATGGGTAACAAACAGTGATAGTAAGCTAAATGGAAGTGTTAATGCATACCAGTTCCAGTTGCATGGAGGTTTTGTGTATGTTTTAGGAGACTTTAAATCTGAAGATACATTATCTGGACGTACATTGGGAGGAAGTGGGATTTATAAAGACTATTTCTTAGCAAAATACACATTAGATGGGGAGGTGTCTGAAATACATGAAATAGTTTTTCCAGAAGTAACAAAAGGTACACCAAGATTAAGTATAAATGCTTCAAATGGAGTTGTGTTGTTAGCAAAAGGTAATGAAATACATAAGCTAGAACAAGTGGGGATGTCATTATTAAAAAGCTTTGATGCTAATCTAGTATTAACAGATGTTCATTATTCTAATGATACTATTTTTATTACTGGTGAAATCACACAAACCGTACTTATTGATTCAATTCAACTTGATTATACAGGAGGAAGAACTGGTTTGGTATACGCGGCTATTGGAGAAGATCAGTTAGCAGATTGGGGGCATGTTTTTTCGTATGATTTAAATACTGGTTTTATGAAACTATCTAAATTAGGAAAGTTTAATGAAAAAAATGGAAAGTTATATTTAGCAGGGGCTACAAGTGGTAATGCAACTGTCAACAACACATTGATTAAGCCATTAGGTGATAATGATAATTCTATCTTTCCTTTTATAATTAATGTAAACAAAACTGATGGTTTAGTTAATGATTTAGTAAGGTTTCCTCAAGATAAATATGAGACACTAGATAATTTTGTTAAAGAAGTCAATTTTTTATATGATGAGAATGATGAATTGACTTTTCTATATAGAGTACAATCAACTACAACTTTGAACAAAGTAAACTTTAAAGAAGGGACTTTTAATAATGTTTCTACGAGTATTAGTGGTAATGATAAATCAATTTTTGGCTTAAACGGAGAGGAAATTAAATCTAAAGTTAATTTAGATAACTTACATTTAACGATCACTAAGTTTATTAATAATGATGAGCAATGGAGTAAAGAATTGATTAGTGAAAACAGTGAAAACTCTACTGTTGTTGATGTGATTTCTGATAATGATAACCATTATTATGCTTTAATCAAAGACGGAAGAAAAATTAATACTGCATATAACACAAAACATACTTTAATAAAAGTGGATTATAATAATAATGTTATTTGGAGTAAAAAAATAGAAGGAGATTTTATGCCTGTTTCTGGAATAGGAGAGTCAATCAGTTTTAGTGATGGAGTGCTTACTTTGGCGGGAAATATGAAAGGGGAATTGGTAGTAGGAAATACTTTTTTTACAACTACTAATGAGGATTTAACAATGCTAATGGTAGCAAAATTTTCATCTGAAGGTGTTATAACAAATAGTGCAACAATGATTCCTCCCGATGGAGAAAAGCATGGTTTCTATGATGTAGCTTCATTAGACAATGGTAAGGTGGTTGTTTGTCAATCATTAAATACTGAAAAGGCTAGAATTATTTTATTTAATTCAGATTTAACAGTAAATAAAACAGCGGAAATAAAAGCAGAAAGAATAATCTACTTGTTAGATGCAACAAAGGGAGAGAATGGCAAAACTTTCATTGTAGGGGAGCTTGTAGGAGATACAGTAACTTACGGAGGGGAAGTGCTTAATAAACCTCAAAGTGATGAAACAAAAAATGGAAACAATGTGTTTTTTGAGCTAGATAAAGATTTTAACTTCTTAAATGTGTTTAATTATGGCCATGCACCAAGTCATTATAATAATAGCTCTTGGCCTACTTCTATCGTTACAAAGGGAGATGTGAAATTTATAGGAGGTTTTGCTATGGAATCAAAAGAGTTTGTTTTCGGAGATATAAAACCATCTTTTGATTCTCGTGCTGAAAGATGGAATCACTATTATGCAAAATTAAATAGTAATAATGAGTTTGATTGGGTAAAAACCATTGGTAGTGATGATCGTTTCTTTAATTATTCTTCTATAGATTTTGATACTGAAGGGAATTTATATGTTTCAGGTCGATATCAAGGAACTTTATTTATTAATGAAAATATAGAGTTAAATAAAGGGTATGAAAATGGTCAAAACACTTATATCATAAAATATAGTGGTTTAGGAGAGGTAGAATGGGTTAAAACATTTGCTGCTTCTGGTACAACCAATGCATCTGGTGTGGCGGTTAATAATGAAGGAGAAATAGCAGTTGGTGGATATTATAGAGGTGTAGGAAGTTTTAGTAAGGATAAACAATTTGCAGAAAGTGGGTCTTCACAAGGATATATAGCAATAATAAAAGGAGATGATACTCTAGGGTTAGAAAAAGATATAGTGTTAAACAAAAACATGAGATTATATCCAAATCCATCTAATGGAGTTTTTACTATAGATACATCATTATTAAGCTTTTCTGATACTAAAGCATATACGCAGGTATTTGATGTACAAGGAAGAATTGTATATAGTAAAACAAGAGGGTTACAGAATAAACAGTTAAACCTTAATTTAGATAAGTGTGCTAAAGGAGTTTATTTTGTAAAAATGACAGATGGGACGCATACATATACAAACAAAATAATTTTAGAATAA
- a CDS encoding LytTR family DNA-binding domain-containing protein has protein sequence MKILILEDEIPAYQKLINYLNDFFNESFQHDWARSLTDGKDFLEKETYHFILSDIQLLDGISFDLFDEHPINCPIVFCSAYDNYLLKAFNANGIAYILKPYTKTDFKNAINKYLKLFSKNKTPLLNKQSLSELRSVLQEENTYKKRFVIKKANGIQLLNTTDISLIEAAGDFCIAIDSQGKRHSISQKLSAIKIQLNPVKFFKINRSQIINIDFIDKIENHFKNRLLITYSGGQEKAMTSTAITSEFRKWLEK, from the coding sequence ATGAAAATTTTAATTTTAGAAGACGAAATTCCAGCCTATCAAAAACTAATTAATTACTTAAATGATTTTTTTAATGAATCATTTCAACACGATTGGGCACGTTCTTTAACAGATGGAAAAGATTTTTTAGAAAAAGAAACCTATCATTTTATATTATCAGATATTCAGTTATTAGATGGTATTTCTTTTGATTTGTTTGATGAACACCCTATTAATTGTCCTATAGTATTTTGTTCTGCGTATGATAACTATTTACTGAAGGCTTTTAATGCTAATGGCATTGCTTATATTCTAAAGCCCTATACTAAAACTGATTTTAAAAATGCCATCAATAAGTACCTAAAACTCTTTAGTAAAAATAAAACTCCTTTACTAAATAAACAGTCGCTTTCTGAATTAAGATCTGTACTTCAAGAGGAAAACACTTACAAAAAACGCTTTGTTATAAAAAAAGCAAATGGAATTCAATTACTAAACACTACTGATATTAGTTTAATCGAAGCTGCTGGTGATTTTTGTATTGCCATTGACAGTCAAGGAAAACGCCATAGTATTTCACAAAAATTAAGTGCTATTAAAATCCAATTAAACCCTGTGAAGTTTTTTAAAATAAACAGAAGTCAAATTATTAATATTGATTTTATTGATAAAATAGAAAACCACTTTAAGAATCGTTTACTTATTACATATTCAGGAGGTCAAGAAAAAGCAATGACTAGTACTGCAATTACCTCTGAGTTTAGGAAATGGCTAGAAAAATAA
- a CDS encoding sensor histidine kinase, producing the protein MDTKFSKTDYIILAIFYTVSVIINILDYYEDNEDLIEYLIDIPMFVSTSFIGVIVFMHFIIPSFLIKQKKYIPFTLWSLLTIVTIGIIERFTGFLSSGQDWSKFPTTFNLILYSIFNGSDSIGLPLGILVTKKFYESQTQISNIQKQQKENELKLLRSQIDPHFLFNNLNTLDSLIDIDTEKAKEYINKLSSTYRYLIKTKDSEVMELNEELSFAKNYIFLIKTRFANDYLFNIDILSSVNNKFIPTGAIQTLLENVVKHNIPNKNSSINTFIKVEENYLSVENQKSNQPSKKESLGTGLNNLKTRYELLSDQKVIIINTETSFSVTIPIIKLSS; encoded by the coding sequence ATGGATACTAAATTTTCAAAAACCGACTATATAATTCTAGCTATTTTTTACACTGTAAGTGTCATTATAAATATCTTAGATTATTATGAAGATAATGAAGACTTAATAGAATATCTTATAGATATCCCTATGTTTGTTTCTACTTCCTTTATAGGTGTTATAGTATTCATGCATTTTATTATACCTTCTTTTTTAATTAAACAGAAAAAATACATACCTTTTACCTTATGGAGTCTACTAACTATAGTTACTATAGGTATTATTGAACGATTTACTGGTTTTTTGTCAAGTGGACAGGATTGGTCCAAATTCCCTACAACATTTAACTTAATTCTATATAGCATTTTTAATGGTTCTGATTCTATTGGATTACCACTAGGCATTTTGGTAACAAAAAAGTTTTACGAATCTCAAACTCAAATTTCAAATATTCAAAAACAACAAAAAGAAAATGAACTTAAACTTTTACGTTCTCAAATTGACCCACATTTTCTTTTTAACAACTTAAACACTTTAGATTCTCTTATTGACATTGATACTGAAAAAGCTAAAGAGTATATTAATAAATTATCTTCTACCTACAGGTATTTAATAAAAACCAAAGACAGCGAAGTTATGGAGTTAAATGAAGAACTTTCATTTGCTAAAAATTACATTTTTCTTATTAAAACCCGTTTTGCTAATGACTATCTATTTAACATTGATATTCTAAGTTCTGTTAACAACAAGTTTATTCCTACAGGAGCTATACAAACCTTACTTGAAAATGTAGTAAAACATAACATACCCAATAAAAACTCGTCTATTAATACTTTTATCAAAGTAGAAGAAAATTATTTAAGTGTTGAAAATCAAAAATCTAATCAACCATCAAAAAAAGAATCATTAGGAACTGGATTAAATAATTTAAAAACACGTTATGAACTATTATCTGATCAAAAAGTAATTATTATCAATACAGAAACTAGTTTTTCTGTAACCATTCCTATTATTAAACTTAGCAGTTAA